The following are encoded in a window of Sphaerisporangium siamense genomic DNA:
- a CDS encoding CoA transferase, whose protein sequence is MRRESLRTAADLVGELGAEIGLRLPAVQVTGDDPVLPSDFRIGTAAAASIGAVTAAVALIMEERAREEARTEPLGGAGGFVGSGGRSVGSVGLSEGSGGVVGSGGGSVGPVVVGMREAVVTFRDERYLLVDGEATPMWAPLSGDYRAADGWVRLHCNFDHHRDAALRALGLALGSAREDVVAACARRAAADVEQAVIDEGGCAAAMRSPAEWRAHPQARAIAGTPLVRVARLDDGFPVGAIDDGSTPISISRANPQVTARAAVTLPDPCPRSEKGDGDANPHPAERDRDMRSRLGEGDRGQDPCSREQVGNLEPRSFEGGGSRGSCFRDGAQGRDLRSGVRLQGLGARPLAGVRVLDLTRVIAGPVAARVLAAYGAEVLRVGAAHLPEVPGAVIGTAFGKRSCEIDLRTAEGAAAFRGLVAGADVVMQAYRPGALAALGFGVAELAAIRPGIVCVDISAYGADGPWAGRRGFDSLVQMACGIAWEGGDGERPVPLPAQVLDHATGWLAALGALAGLLRRRAEGGSWHAELSLARTAQWLDGLGRVDGQGAADPDPSDFLAEMDGPDGRLTYVRPPGRIGDLSPFWSSPPPRRGEHPPTW, encoded by the coding sequence ATGAGACGTGAGAGCTTGCGAACCGCGGCGGACCTTGTCGGGGAACTCGGGGCCGAGATCGGGCTTCGACTGCCCGCCGTCCAGGTGACAGGCGACGACCCGGTCCTGCCGTCCGACTTCCGGATCGGAACGGCCGCAGCCGCCTCGATAGGTGCGGTGACGGCGGCCGTCGCTCTGATCATGGAGGAGCGTGCCCGCGAGGAAGCCCGAACGGAGCCGCTAGGGGGTGCCGGGGGGTTCGTGGGTTCGGGGGGACGGTCTGTGGGGTCGGTCGGTCTGTCCGAGGGCTCTGGGGGAGTGGTCGGTTCGGGGGGTGGGTCGGTAGGGCCGGTGGTTGTGGGGATGCGGGAGGCGGTGGTCACGTTTCGGGATGAGCGGTATCTCTTGGTCGATGGGGAGGCGACGCCCATGTGGGCGCCGTTGTCGGGGGACTATCGTGCCGCTGACGGCTGGGTTCGCCTGCACTGCAACTTCGATCACCATCGGGACGCGGCGCTGCGGGCGCTCGGCCTTGCCCTCGGCTCAGCGCGTGAGGACGTCGTGGCGGCGTGTGCCCGCCGTGCGGCGGCCGACGTGGAGCAGGCGGTGATCGACGAGGGAGGTTGCGCGGCGGCCATGCGCTCGCCCGCCGAATGGCGCGCCCACCCGCAGGCCCGTGCGATCGCCGGCACTCCGCTGGTGCGAGTGGCACGCCTGGACGACGGCTTCCCAGTGGGCGCGATTGATGACGGCTCCACACCGATCTCGATCAGTAGGGCGAACCCACAGGTGACAGCACGTGCCGCCGTGACGCTGCCGGACCCGTGCCCACGTTCTGAGAAGGGGGACGGAGACGCGAACCCTCATCCGGCGGAGCGGGATCGAGACATGCGCTCACGGCTTGGGGAGGGGGATCGGGGCCAGGATCCATGTTCGCGTGAGCAGGTCGGGAATCTGGAGCCACGCTCCTTCGAGGGAGGCGGGAGCCGGGGCTCGTGTTTCCGTGACGGGGCACAGGGCCGGGACCTGCGTTCTGGTGTGAGGCTTCAAGGGCTGGGAGCGCGGCCTCTTGCGGGGGTTCGGGTGTTGGATTTGACCAGGGTGATCGCGGGGCCGGTGGCGGCGCGGGTGCTCGCGGCGTATGGGGCCGAGGTGCTCAGGGTGGGGGCGGCGCACCTTCCGGAGGTGCCGGGGGCGGTGATCGGGACCGCGTTCGGGAAGAGGTCCTGCGAGATCGATCTCCGTACGGCCGAGGGGGCCGCGGCGTTCCGCGGCCTCGTCGCCGGGGCTGACGTGGTCATGCAGGCGTACCGGCCGGGGGCGCTGGCCGCGCTGGGGTTCGGCGTGGCGGAGTTGGCCGCGATCAGGCCGGGCATTGTCTGTGTTGACATATCCGCTTACGGGGCGGACGGGCCGTGGGCGGGACGACGTGGGTTCGACAGCCTGGTGCAGATGGCCTGCGGCATCGCCTGGGAGGGCGGGGACGGCGAGCGCCCGGTCCCACTGCCGGCGCAGGTCCTGGACCATGCCACGGGTTGGCTCGCCGCGCTGGGCGCGCTGGCCGGGCTCCTGCGCCGGAGAGCCGAGGGAGGCTCCTGGCATGCGGAGCTGTCCCTCGCCCGGACGGCACAGTGGCTGGACGGGCTGGGTCGTGTGGATGGCCAGGGCGCCGCGGATCCGGACCCGTCGGACTTCCTCGCGGAGATGGACGGGCCGGACGGAAGGCTGACCTACGTCCGCCCTCCGGGCCGCATCGGCGACCTCAGCCCCTTCTGGTCGTCGCCCCCACCCCGCAGAGGCGAGCATCCACCGACCTGGTGA
- a CDS encoding nitroreductase/quinone reductase family protein, which translates to MSMPNDVQAFNRAIIEEFRTRNGQITHEMLKDTPLVLLTTTGARSGRARTAPLAFFADGPGRIVLWASAMAAPVHPAWYHNLVADPRVTIELKTEDGVVKTFEGTASTARGAERERLFGILEAGNPGVAAHQSRTDREIPLVVIEYGG; encoded by the coding sequence ATGTCGATGCCGAACGATGTCCAGGCGTTCAACCGGGCGATCATCGAGGAGTTCCGGACCCGGAACGGGCAGATCACGCACGAGATGCTGAAGGACACGCCGCTCGTCCTGCTCACCACGACAGGAGCACGGAGCGGACGGGCCCGAACGGCGCCGCTCGCGTTCTTCGCCGACGGGCCCGGTCGCATCGTCCTGTGGGCCTCGGCCATGGCGGCCCCGGTTCACCCGGCGTGGTACCACAACCTGGTCGCCGATCCCCGGGTGACCATCGAACTCAAGACCGAGGACGGCGTGGTGAAGACCTTCGAGGGCACCGCCTCCACGGCACGGGGAGCCGAGCGTGAGCGCCTGTTCGGCATCCTTGAGGCCGGCAATCCGGGAGTCGCCGCTCATCAGTCCCGCACCGATCGGGAGATCCCTCTGGTGGTCATCGAATACGGCGGCTGA
- the pyrH gene encoding UMP kinase — MLKLSGEAFAGAEPLGIDPVVVAKLADSIAEAVREGVQVAVVVGGGNMFRGAALSERGMERARADYMGMLGTVINCLALQDFLEKRGIETRVQTAITMQQVAEPFLPRRAIRHLEKGRVVIFGAGLGSPFFSTDTCAAQRALEISAEALLKGTQVDGVYDSDPRKNPDAVRFDQLDYSEVLTRGLGVMDATAISLCMDNGLPIVVFDLMGEGNILRAVRGEKIGTLVSPAGK, encoded by the coding sequence ATGCTGAAGCTGTCCGGTGAGGCGTTCGCGGGCGCCGAGCCGCTGGGAATCGATCCCGTCGTGGTGGCCAAGCTCGCCGATTCGATCGCGGAGGCCGTGCGCGAGGGCGTCCAGGTCGCCGTCGTCGTCGGCGGGGGCAACATGTTCCGCGGCGCCGCGCTGTCGGAGCGTGGAATGGAACGCGCCCGCGCCGACTACATGGGCATGCTGGGCACGGTCATCAACTGCCTCGCCCTGCAGGACTTCCTGGAGAAGCGGGGCATCGAGACCCGTGTCCAGACCGCCATCACGATGCAGCAGGTCGCCGAGCCTTTTCTCCCGCGGCGGGCCATCCGCCACCTGGAGAAGGGGCGTGTGGTGATCTTCGGTGCCGGCCTCGGTTCGCCGTTCTTCTCCACCGACACCTGCGCCGCCCAGCGCGCCCTGGAGATCAGCGCCGAGGCGCTGCTCAAGGGAACCCAGGTCGACGGGGTCTACGACTCCGACCCCCGGAAGAACCCCGACGCCGTCCGCTTCGATCAGCTCGACTACAGCGAGGTCCTCACGCGGGGCCTGGGCGTCATGGATGCCACGGCGATCAGCCTGTGCATGGACAACGGCCTCCCCATCGTGGTCTTCGACCTGATGGGCGAGGGCAATATTCTGCGGGCGGTCCGCGGTGAAAAGATCGGCACGCTGGTGAGTCCGGCAGGGAAATAG
- a CDS encoding YifB family Mg chelatase-like AAA ATPase, whose translation MAVARTRCVALVGVSGHIVEVEADVGHGIAGVSLIGMLDTALSEARDRVRSAVINSRYAWPDARVTISLFPASLPKRGSLFDLAIAVALLGAAGLVPRKPISVPFFLGELGLDGSVRPVRGILPAVMAAADAGARSVVVPIANAAEAALVPGVDVIPVLTLAELVEWLRTGDAASQPLLPTLPDPWADSSSPDEPPLDLADVAGQATARRALEVCAAGGHNLWMLGQPGTGKTMLAERLPTLLPALDRDQALEITAIHSVAGTLPADRPLLTRPPFMAPHHTATVAAIVGGGSNVIRPGAVSLAHRGVLFLDEAPEFPARVLDSLRQPIESGKVVVARAAGTVSFPARFMLVLAANPCPCARPSTPENPCQCTPTQRRRYLARLSGPLVDRIDVKVRLARSTRRELLADRQFIETSAVVAERVSLARERTLKRLTGTPWTCNAEIPTAALHGEFRLPSSAMAPLYRCLDTGELSARGLDRVIRVAWTLADLTGKVEPDITESNTALGLWLGSE comes from the coding sequence ATGGCCGTCGCCCGTACGCGCTGCGTGGCGCTGGTCGGCGTCAGCGGCCACATCGTCGAAGTGGAGGCCGACGTGGGCCATGGCATCGCCGGCGTCAGCCTGATCGGCATGCTGGACACGGCTCTCAGCGAGGCCCGTGACCGTGTCCGCTCCGCGGTGATCAACAGCAGGTACGCCTGGCCCGACGCCCGGGTCACGATCAGCCTGTTCCCGGCCAGTCTCCCGAAGCGTGGAAGCCTCTTCGACCTCGCGATCGCGGTGGCCTTGCTGGGCGCGGCCGGTCTGGTGCCGAGGAAGCCGATCTCCGTGCCGTTCTTCCTGGGTGAGCTGGGGCTGGACGGCTCGGTCCGCCCGGTGCGCGGCATCCTGCCCGCGGTCATGGCGGCGGCCGACGCCGGAGCGCGTTCGGTGGTCGTCCCCATCGCCAACGCGGCCGAGGCCGCCCTGGTCCCGGGCGTGGACGTCATTCCGGTGCTCACCCTCGCCGAACTGGTCGAGTGGCTGCGGACCGGCGATGCCGCCTCCCAGCCCCTCCTGCCCACCCTTCCCGACCCATGGGCCGACAGCTCGTCTCCTGACGAGCCTCCCCTCGACCTCGCCGATGTCGCGGGGCAGGCCACGGCGCGCCGCGCGCTGGAGGTCTGCGCCGCGGGCGGTCACAATCTGTGGATGCTGGGCCAGCCCGGCACGGGCAAGACCATGCTCGCCGAGCGTCTGCCCACGCTCCTGCCTGCCCTGGACCGTGACCAGGCCCTGGAGATCACGGCCATCCACTCGGTGGCGGGCACTCTCCCGGCCGACCGGCCGCTGCTGACCCGCCCGCCCTTCATGGCCCCGCACCACACCGCGACGGTCGCCGCGATCGTCGGAGGCGGAAGCAACGTGATCCGCCCGGGCGCCGTCTCACTGGCCCATCGTGGAGTGCTCTTCCTCGACGAGGCTCCCGAGTTCCCGGCACGTGTCCTCGACTCGCTGCGCCAGCCGATCGAGTCGGGCAAGGTGGTGGTCGCCAGAGCGGCGGGAACCGTCTCCTTCCCGGCCAGGTTCATGCTGGTGCTGGCCGCGAACCCGTGCCCGTGCGCCCGGCCGTCCACCCCCGAGAATCCCTGCCAGTGCACGCCCACCCAGCGGCGCCGTTACCTGGCCCGCCTGTCCGGGCCGCTGGTCGATCGCATCGACGTGAAAGTGCGGCTGGCCCGCTCCACCCGGCGCGAACTGCTGGCGGACCGGCAGTTCATCGAGACCAGCGCCGTCGTGGCGGAGCGGGTGTCGCTGGCGCGCGAGCGCACGCTCAAGCGCCTGACCGGAACACCGTGGACGTGCAACGCCGAGATCCCCACGGCGGCCCTCCACGGCGAGTTCCGCCTCCCGTCCTCCGCGATGGCGCCGCTCTACCGATGCCTGGACACCGGCGAACTCAGCGCCCGCGGACTCGATCGTGTGATCCGCGTCGCCTGGACGCTCGCCGACCTCACCGGCAAGGTCGAACCTGACATCACCGAGAGCAACACCGCCCTCGGCCTCTGGTTGGGGTCGGAATGA
- the rpsB gene encoding 30S ribosomal protein S2, which translates to MAPVVTMRQMLESGVHFGHQTRRWNPKMKRFILTERNGIYIIDLQKSLSYIDRAYDFVKETVAHGGTILFIGTKKQAQEAIAEQAARVGMPYVNQRWLGGMLTNFSTVHKRLQRLKELEELDFDNVAGSGLTKKELLMRRREKDKLERTLGGIRDMARVPSAVWVVDTKKEHIGISEARKLGIPVVAILDTNCDPDEVDYPIPGNDDAIRAVGLLTRVIADAVADGLMARAGATRGDEKPSGAAAAEPLAEWERELLARSDEEAPAQDATAQDAAPAEAPEAPAQEAAAEEAAAEEAPAEEAPAEEAAAEAAPETAEGTEQQQG; encoded by the coding sequence ATGGCCCCCGTCGTCACCATGCGGCAGATGCTCGAAAGCGGCGTTCACTTCGGGCACCAGACCCGTCGCTGGAACCCGAAGATGAAGCGCTTCATCCTCACGGAGCGCAACGGCATCTACATCATCGACCTGCAGAAGTCGCTGTCCTACATCGACCGCGCCTATGACTTCGTCAAGGAGACGGTCGCCCACGGCGGCACCATCCTGTTCATCGGCACCAAGAAGCAGGCCCAGGAGGCCATCGCCGAGCAGGCCGCGCGGGTCGGCATGCCGTACGTCAACCAGCGCTGGCTGGGCGGCATGCTCACCAACTTCTCGACCGTGCACAAGAGGCTCCAGCGCCTGAAGGAGCTGGAGGAGCTCGACTTCGACAACGTGGCCGGCTCCGGGCTCACCAAGAAGGAGCTCCTGATGCGCCGCCGCGAGAAGGACAAGCTGGAGCGCACGCTCGGCGGTATCCGCGACATGGCCCGCGTTCCGAGCGCGGTGTGGGTCGTCGACACCAAGAAGGAGCACATCGGGATCAGCGAGGCCCGCAAGCTCGGCATCCCGGTCGTCGCCATCCTCGACACCAACTGCGACCCGGACGAGGTCGACTACCCGATCCCGGGCAACGACGACGCGATCCGCGCCGTCGGCCTGCTGACCCGCGTGATCGCCGACGCCGTGGCCGACGGCCTGATGGCCCGTGCCGGCGCGACCCGCGGCGACGAGAAGCCGTCGGGCGCCGCCGCGGCCGAGCCGCTGGCCGAGTGGGAGCGCGAGCTGCTCGCGCGTTCGGACGAGGAAGCCCCCGCCCAGGACGCCACCGCTCAGGACGCGGCGCCCGCCGAGGCCCCGGAGGCTCCGGCCCAGGAGGCCGCAGCTGAGGAGGCCGCAGCTGAGGAGGCTCCGGCTGAGGAGGCTCCGGCTGAGGAGGCCGCCGCCGAGGCCGCCCCCGAGACCGCCGAGGGCACCGAGCAGCAGCAGGGCTGA
- a CDS encoding M23 family metallopeptidase yields MDLPAEPGWPVVAAGPGTVGYAGPFAGRGVVMIVHPGGLRTTYLPVRASVRRGQVVRSGDVIGAVEPTTGHCPASCLHWGLIRGARYLDALLLIGLGQVRLLPRWQPMTLTGTTGDPFHQ; encoded by the coding sequence GTGGATCTCCCGGCGGAGCCGGGGTGGCCGGTGGTCGCGGCGGGCCCGGGAACCGTCGGATACGCCGGTCCGTTCGCGGGCCGGGGCGTCGTGATGATCGTTCATCCGGGAGGACTGCGCACCACGTACCTGCCGGTTCGCGCGTCGGTCCGGCGCGGCCAGGTCGTGAGATCCGGCGACGTCATCGGCGCCGTCGAGCCGACCACCGGCCACTGCCCGGCCTCCTGCCTGCACTGGGGCCTGATCCGCGGCGCCCGCTACCTGGACGCCCTGCTCCTCATCGGTCTCGGACAGGTCCGCCTGCTCCCAAGATGGCAACCCATGACACTCACGGGAACAACGGGCGATCCCTTCCATCAATAG
- the tsf gene encoding translation elongation factor Ts: protein MASVNMADVKRLRELTAAGMMDCKKALEESDGDFDKAVDYLRVKGAKDVGKRETRTASNGLVAVKHDGDALAALLELNCETDFVAKGERFQELASGVVAHVLATRPADVPALLDSEFDGKSVKEHLDEANAALGEKIEIRRFAVLEGGYIASYMHKTDPQLPPAVGVLVQLDTPNAEVAKDIAQHTAAMAPRYVSPNAVPADVIEKERTVFEQMTREEGKPEAAIGKIVDGRINGWYKDFTLVEQSFVKDSKKTVGKYAAEAGVKVLGFVRYKVGQA from the coding sequence ATGGCTTCCGTGAACATGGCCGACGTCAAGCGGCTTCGTGAGCTCACCGCCGCCGGGATGATGGACTGCAAGAAGGCCCTGGAGGAGTCGGACGGCGACTTCGACAAGGCCGTCGACTACCTCCGCGTCAAGGGCGCCAAGGACGTCGGCAAGCGCGAGACGCGCACCGCCTCCAACGGCCTGGTGGCCGTCAAGCACGACGGCGACGCCCTCGCCGCCCTCCTTGAGCTGAACTGCGAGACCGACTTCGTCGCCAAGGGCGAGCGCTTCCAGGAGCTGGCCTCCGGCGTCGTCGCGCACGTCCTCGCGACCCGTCCGGCCGACGTGCCGGCGCTGCTGGACTCGGAGTTCGACGGCAAGAGCGTCAAGGAGCACCTCGACGAGGCCAACGCCGCGCTCGGCGAGAAGATCGAGATCCGCCGCTTCGCCGTGCTGGAGGGTGGCTACATCGCCTCCTACATGCACAAGACCGACCCGCAGCTTCCTCCGGCCGTGGGCGTCCTGGTCCAGCTCGACACCCCGAACGCCGAGGTGGCCAAGGACATCGCCCAGCACACCGCCGCGATGGCCCCGCGCTACGTCAGCCCGAACGCCGTTCCCGCCGACGTGATCGAGAAGGAGCGCACGGTCTTCGAGCAGATGACCCGCGAGGAGGGCAAGCCGGAGGCCGCCATCGGGAAGATCGTCGACGGTCGCATCAACGGCTGGTACAAGGACTTCACCCTGGTCGAGCAGTCCTTCGTCAAGGACTCGAAGAAGACGGTCGGCAAGTACGCGGCCGAGGCCGGCGTGAAGGTGCTGGGCTTCGTCCGCTATAAGGTCGGTCAGGCATAG
- a CDS encoding DUF2469 domain-containing protein: MSAEDLEKYETEMELQLYREYRDVVGLFTYVVETERRFYLTNSVDLDVRTAENGDVFFDVKMQDAWVWDMYRPARFVKNVRVVTFKDVNVEELAKPDLEMPKEGFSN, encoded by the coding sequence ATGAGCGCAGAGGATCTCGAAAAATACGAGACCGAAATGGAGTTGCAGCTCTACCGGGAGTACCGCGACGTGGTGGGCTTGTTCACCTATGTCGTTGAGACCGAGCGGCGCTTCTATCTGACCAACTCCGTCGATCTCGACGTGCGCACCGCCGAGAACGGCGACGTGTTCTTCGACGTCAAGATGCAGGACGCCTGGGTCTGGGACATGTACCGCCCCGCGCGCTTCGTCAAGAACGTCCGCGTGGTCACCTTCAAAGACGTCAACGTAGAAGAACTGGCCAAACCAGACCTGGAAATGCCCAAGGAAGGCTTCTCCAACTAA
- the dprA gene encoding DNA-processing protein DprA: protein MGRLVAAYGPEGALGQVRRGHLDPSFVEELSSGKGRTPDLARLLEGWHARLMAADPVTDLIEGHRLGARLIVPGDLEWPSQLDDLGSARPFGLWVHGNADLRFSCLRSVALVGSRAATPYGAHVAAEFGAGLSESGWTVISGGAYGIDTAAHRGALAGEAQTIAVLASGTDVAYPVANHHLFEAIRARGLIVSESPMGVRPTRPRFLVRNRIIAALSRGTVVVEAAVRSGALNTAGHAVALRRHLAAVPGPVTSENSVGCHRLIRRAEAVCVTSARDVIELVGAIGDDLAPEPRGPVLPRDALDEESRQVLEAVPSRAGAGPATIALDSGLDLATTLACLGALAAAGYVERTDSGWRAHRHPEVSNNRMTRTNGGDRGRPDPVRR, encoded by the coding sequence ATGGGTAGGCTCGTCGCCGCGTACGGGCCGGAGGGGGCGCTGGGCCAGGTCCGGCGCGGCCATCTCGATCCGAGCTTCGTCGAAGAGCTTTCCAGTGGGAAGGGGCGCACACCCGATCTCGCGCGCCTGCTGGAGGGCTGGCATGCGCGGCTCATGGCCGCCGATCCGGTGACGGACCTCATCGAGGGTCACCGGCTGGGCGCTCGCCTGATCGTGCCCGGCGACCTCGAATGGCCGAGCCAGCTCGACGATCTGGGGTCCGCGCGGCCGTTCGGCCTGTGGGTGCACGGCAACGCCGATCTCCGCTTCTCCTGCCTGCGGTCGGTGGCCCTGGTCGGGTCCAGGGCGGCCACTCCGTACGGAGCCCATGTGGCCGCGGAGTTCGGCGCCGGTCTCAGCGAGTCGGGGTGGACCGTGATCTCCGGTGGCGCCTACGGCATCGACACCGCGGCGCATCGAGGGGCCCTTGCCGGCGAGGCACAGACGATCGCCGTCCTGGCCAGCGGGACGGACGTCGCCTACCCCGTGGCGAACCACCATCTCTTCGAGGCCATCCGCGCGAGGGGGTTGATCGTCAGCGAGTCGCCGATGGGCGTCCGTCCTACCCGGCCGCGGTTCCTCGTGCGCAATCGGATCATCGCCGCGCTGTCCCGGGGGACGGTCGTCGTCGAAGCCGCCGTACGCAGCGGAGCCCTGAACACGGCCGGCCACGCCGTCGCGCTCAGACGCCACCTCGCCGCCGTGCCCGGCCCGGTGACCTCGGAGAACTCGGTCGGCTGCCACCGGCTCATCCGTCGCGCGGAAGCGGTCTGCGTGACGTCCGCGCGGGACGTCATCGAGCTGGTCGGGGCCATTGGTGACGATCTCGCTCCGGAACCTCGCGGCCCGGTCCTGCCCAGGGACGCCCTGGACGAGGAATCCCGCCAGGTCCTGGAAGCCGTTCCCTCCCGCGCGGGAGCCGGCCCCGCCACGATCGCCCTCGACTCCGGGCTCGACCTGGCAACGACCCTGGCCTGCCTAGGAGCCCTCGCCGCCGCAGGCTACGTCGAACGCACCGACTCCGGCTGGCGCGCCCACCGCCACCCCGAGGTCTCAAACAACCGAATGACCCGAACCAACGGGGGTGATCGCGGTCGTCCCGATCCGGTCCGGCGTTGA
- a CDS encoding YraN family protein: MAATHELGRHGEQLAVDYLRAAGYKILDRNWSCAEGEIDILARHGSALVVVEVKTRSGRSHGTAFEAVTPAKLTRLRMLAARWLSGQSEWFSAIRIDVVALERFGGEFSIRHDRGVS; this comes from the coding sequence ATGGCCGCGACACACGAGCTCGGCAGGCACGGCGAGCAGCTCGCCGTCGATTATCTGCGAGCGGCCGGTTACAAGATCCTCGACCGCAACTGGTCCTGCGCCGAGGGCGAGATCGACATTCTCGCCCGGCACGGCTCGGCCCTCGTGGTCGTGGAGGTCAAGACGCGGTCGGGGCGCAGCCACGGCACCGCGTTCGAAGCGGTGACGCCGGCGAAGCTGACACGGCTGCGCATGCTGGCCGCGCGGTGGCTCAGCGGCCAGTCGGAATGGTTCTCCGCGATCCGCATCGACGTGGTCGCGCTGGAGCGCTTCGGCGGAGAGTTCTCCATCCGGCACGACCGGGGGGTGTCGTGA
- a CDS encoding ribonuclease HII, with translation MTVLYRPRPSIVRRDSGLYGYERALARRGLSPIAGVDEAGRGACAGPLVVAAVVLRSELDGLADSKALSPARREELHDRILGSARSVKVVVIPPDEIDARGLHKCNIAGMRRAVAGLQCDLGYVLIDGFPVPGLPAPSLAVWKGDQVSACVAAASIVAKVTRDRMMTSLNDLYPQYGFAEHKGYVTAAHRRALAAHGPSPHHRFSFVTVNSVARSGAGTAMGENEMGAGVA, from the coding sequence ATGACTGTTCTGTACCGTCCGCGCCCGAGCATCGTGCGCCGCGATTCCGGACTTTACGGATATGAGCGTGCGCTCGCGCGGCGAGGACTGTCTCCCATCGCCGGGGTAGACGAGGCGGGCCGTGGGGCCTGCGCCGGTCCGCTGGTGGTCGCCGCCGTGGTGCTGCGCTCCGAGCTCGACGGCCTGGCCGACTCCAAGGCGCTGTCGCCCGCCCGGCGCGAGGAACTGCACGACCGCATCCTCGGCAGCGCGCGCTCGGTGAAGGTGGTGGTGATCCCTCCGGACGAGATCGACGCACGCGGCCTGCACAAGTGCAACATCGCCGGCATGCGGCGGGCCGTCGCGGGTCTTCAGTGCGATCTCGGGTACGTTCTGATCGACGGGTTCCCGGTGCCGGGCCTGCCCGCGCCGTCCCTGGCCGTCTGGAAGGGTGATCAGGTGTCGGCGTGCGTGGCGGCCGCGTCCATCGTCGCCAAAGTGACGAGGGACCGCATGATGACCTCGCTGAACGACCTCTACCCCCAGTACGGCTTCGCCGAGCACAAGGGGTACGTCACGGCGGCGCATCGCCGTGCTCTGGCCGCTCATGGGCCCAGCCCGCATCATCGGTTCTCATTTGTGACCGTGAACTCGGTGGCGCGGTCCGGAGCGGGCACCGCGATGGGCGAGAATGAAATGGGGGCCGGTGTCGCCTGA